From a region of the Rhipicephalus microplus isolate Deutch F79 chromosome X, USDA_Rmic, whole genome shotgun sequence genome:
- the LOC119161435 gene encoding F-box/LRR-repeat protein 12 produces the protein MGNVFVGSGDSLKEIALTHFSTLRFSKRKFTTTIDHLPDYVLLNIFNYLDFLELCVIGLVCRKWYALSRDRTLHRRVDLSHVQLTPKQLKLLLQMRAMPPAVEELRVFGDHHCLWACSVSPRALRRIQSRCPRLRRLRIHNFSFRSSSRDKCVRLADFPDTLEHLSLRGSIVGRSSFFKASRQGQNLSRLQVLDLGRCFFVADAEAKPWPWLPSLTQLYLEGCPFLDSTGYFQDMLRKLSKLTLLDVEGTYIAENALEIVASHCSLLEHLYVGCTATKDSSLASMGNFGGMTKLQSICLVQTQVTDVGLLHLARVAPELKVIMLEIDQGISDQGIAELCDRLPSVAVRIGECIGLVSAVFRHEGCGHYELQYVDSTT, from the exons ATGGGAAACGTGTTTGTGGGCAGCGGTGATTCCCTCAAAGAGATTGCACTGACCCATTTCAGCACTCTGCGTTTTTCCAAGAGGAAGTTCACTACGACAATCGATCATCTTCCAGATTATGTTCTCCTCAACATCTTCAATTATCTTGACTTCTTGGAGCTATGTGTTATTGGCCT GGTGTGCCGCAAGTGGTACGCGCTGTCACGGGACCGCACCCTGCATCGACGTGTGGACCTGTCGCACGTGCAGCTGACCCCCAAACAACTGAAACTGCTGCTCCAGATGCGTGCCATGCCACCTGCTGTTGAGGAGCTGCGTGTATTTGGCGATCACCACTGTCTCTGGGCGTGTAGCGTGTCGCCGCGGGCCCTGCGGCGTATTCAGAGTCGCTGCCCACGCCTCCGCCGCTTGCGCATCCACAATTTCAGTTTCCGTTCTTCGTCGCGCGACAAGTGTGTGCGCTTAGCCGACTTTCCCGATACTCTAGAGCACCTTTCTTTGCGTGGATCTATTGTCGGCAGGTCATCGTTCTTCAAGGCTAGTCGGCAGGGCCAAAATCTTTCGCGGCTGCAGGTGCTCGATTTGGGTCGCTGCTTTTTCGTCGCTGATGCAGAAGCCAAGCCTTGGCCCTGGCTTCCTAGCCTTACACAGCTGTACCTTGAGGGCTGCCCGTTTTTGGATAGCACTGGATATTTTCAGGATATGCTGCGCAAGTTGTCTAAGCTAACATTGCTTGATGTGGAAGGGACATATATTGCCGAGAACGCTCTGGAAATAGTTGCGTCTCATTGCTCTCTGTTGGAACACCTATACGTGGGGTGCACAGCAACGAAGGATAGCTCACTAGCCTCCATGGGCAACTTTGGTGGCATGACCAAGTTGCAGTCAATCTGTTTGGTGCAGACCCAGGTGACAGATGTGGGTTTGCTGCACCTGGCACGAGTAGCACCTGAGCTAAAAGTGATAATGCTCGAGATAGACCAGGGAATCTCGGACCAGGGCATAGCTGAACTTTGTGACAGGCTGCCTAGTGTAGCTGTCCGGATTGGCGAATGCATTGGCCTTGTGTCAGCTGTTTTTCGACATGAAGGTTGTGGCCATTATGAGCTGCAGTATGTTGACAGTACTACGTGA